The nucleotide sequence CATCGCGGGCCGGATCAAACATCGGCTCCGCACCCATACGCAACTCGCGGTCCAGATCGCCGGGTTCCAGCGTGCGCCCAGCCTCCAACCGGCTATACAGCGATTGCAAGACCTGTGTCGCCTCATGGCGCACATCATCTTCGCCGATGACAGCCAACTGGTTGCCACGACGCAGGATTTGCACGCCTAGTTTATCTTCTATGGTGGTCAGGTTGCGGTCATATTCGCCGCACAGATCGATCAGCAAAAAGTTGTCCGGGAATTCCAACAGGGATTCTGTCGCAGCTTCAGCGGGCGGGGTCAGGGCACCAGTGGCCAATCAGCTCTCCTCTTCATCTATATATAGCTATCGTGGCGTGTCGATGCGCTACGCGCAAGGTGTGACACGCAATTGTCACGGGTTTGATACAGAAATATTTATGAGGTGCTGCATGTGCAGTCATCTGAAGCGGATCATGATCCGCCCTACAATAGTTTGCCCTTCAGTGAGTTGGGGCTGTCTTGTAGAACCTTGACCCGGCGCACTTGCCCCACAACACTTGCTGGCGCATCGGCGTAAACCGCGTGCAAGTATTCAGATTTGCCAATCATCTGCCCGGCCTCTCGCCCTGCCTTTTCAAACAGCACCTTCACCTCGCGCCCAACCATGGACGCCTGCGTCGCCTGTTGCTGTTCACGCAACAACGCCTGCAAGCGCCGTAAACGGTCGTTCATCATATCCTCTGGCAGTTGCGGCTTCTCCGCCGCTGGGGTTCCGGGACGTGTGGAGTATTTGAACGAATAGGCCTGCCCGTAGTGCACATCGCGCACCAGTTGCATCGTGTCTTCAAAGTCTTGGTCCGTTTCACCGGGAAACCCGACAATAAAATCGCCCGACAGCAGTAAATCCGGCCGCGCCGCGCGAATACGCTCAATCAGCCGCACATAGCTTTCACCGGTATGCTTGCGATTCATCGCCTTGAGAATACGGTCAGAGCCGGACTGCACCGGCAAATGCAGATAGGGCATCAGCTTGTCACAGGTGCCGTGTGCCTCGATCAGCGCGTCATCCATATCATTGGGGTGCGACGTGGTGAAACGAATACGCTCTAGCCCATCAACCTTGTCCAATGCCCAGATCAACCCGGCCAGCCCACCGTCGTGGCCGTGATAGGCATTCACGTTCTGGCCCAAGAGCGTGATTTCCTTCACGCCATTCTCAACCAATTCCTGTGCCTCACGAATAATCCGGTCCGCCGGGCGTGATACTTCGGCCCCGCGGGTGTAGGGGACCACACAAAAAGCACAAAACTTGTCGCAGCCTTCCTGCACGGTCAAAAACGCCGTCGGACCACGCTTGGCCTTGGCGCGGGTCTTAAGCGTTTCAAACTTATCGTCATCCGGGAAATCCGTATCAAGCGCTTTGGCCCCGGTCTGAACGGCATCGTCCATCGCGGGCAGGCGGTGATAGCTTTGCGGTCCCACAACCAAATCCACCATCGGCTGACGCTTGATGATCTCTTCGCCCTCGGCCTGGGCCACACACCCAGCCACGCCAATCTTCAAATCGGGTTTCTCAGCCTTCAGGCCCTTGAACCGGCCCAGTTCGGAATAAACCTTCTCGGCGGCCTTCTCACGAATGTGGCAGGTGTTGAGCAGAATCATATCCGCGTCATCAGGCGTCTGCGTCTCAATATACCCCTTGCTGCCCAGCGCCTCGGCCATGCGTTCGCTGTCATAGACGTTCATCTGACAGCCGTAAGTCTTGATAAAAAGCTTCTTTGGCGCGGACATGTGATCTGCTCTTGTGATGGGATATCCCGGGCGTTCTAGCGACTTGGCGGGATGCTTGCAATGCGGCGGGATATCACCGATTCTATACGGGTTGTTCTATTATGTGAGCCTGCATGCACTACCCCTCCCTTTCGGCGTTAGCCAATGATGCCAAGCGGGCCCTCTCCACGGGCCCTGTCGCGCTGATCCTGATTGAAGACGATGTCGAGATCGCTAGCACAATTGCCCATCACGCAAAGGCCGGTTTCACAAATCTGATCGCCTTTTGTGCACAAGAGCGGGCATTGCCTGCCGAAGCGCCTGACACCCTGCACCGGGTGGACTATGATGTGAGCGCAGAAGACGCGTTGCAGACGATTGCCAATACGATGATCAAGGCACTGCCCGGTCAGTGGCTGTATTTTTGCTACAATGCCGAGTATCTGTTTTACCCGTTCTGCGAACACCGCAGCGTCGGCGAGATGCTGACATTCATGGAAGAAGAGCGGCGACGGACCGTGATGAGCTACGTTGTCGATCTTTATGCCAAGGACCTGAGCACGCACCCCAATGGCGTTGATCGCGAAGGCGCTTACTTCGACAAATCAGGTTACTACGCATTGGCCCGAGAGGACGCCGAGGGCGCATCGCTTGAACGGCAGGTTAATATCTTCGGTGGCCTGCGATGGCGGTTTGAAGAACACATCGCCAAGGCCCGGCAACGAACGGACCGGGTTGCTTTTTTCGCGCGCAGCACGGCCTGAAAATGCTGCCGGACAGGTCGTTCAATTTGGCCGAGTACAACACCTACTCTTGCCCGTGGCACAATAACCTATCTGCCACGGTTGGCTCATTTCGCACG is from Yoonia sp. GPGPB17 and encodes:
- a CDS encoding glycosyltransferase family 2 protein, with the translated sequence MHYPSLSALANDAKRALSTGPVALILIEDDVEIASTIAHHAKAGFTNLIAFCAQERALPAEAPDTLHRVDYDVSAEDALQTIANTMIKALPGQWLYFCYNAEYLFYPFCEHRSVGEMLTFMEEERRRTVMSYVVDLYAKDLSTHPNGVDREGAYFDKSGYYALAREDAEGASLERQVNIFGGLRWRFEEHIAKARQRTDRVAFFARSTA
- the miaB gene encoding tRNA (N6-isopentenyl adenosine(37)-C2)-methylthiotransferase MiaB, whose translation is MSAPKKLFIKTYGCQMNVYDSERMAEALGSKGYIETQTPDDADMILLNTCHIREKAAEKVYSELGRFKGLKAEKPDLKIGVAGCVAQAEGEEIIKRQPMVDLVVGPQSYHRLPAMDDAVQTGAKALDTDFPDDDKFETLKTRAKAKRGPTAFLTVQEGCDKFCAFCVVPYTRGAEVSRPADRIIREAQELVENGVKEITLLGQNVNAYHGHDGGLAGLIWALDKVDGLERIRFTTSHPNDMDDALIEAHGTCDKLMPYLHLPVQSGSDRILKAMNRKHTGESYVRLIERIRAARPDLLLSGDFIVGFPGETDQDFEDTMQLVRDVHYGQAYSFKYSTRPGTPAAEKPQLPEDMMNDRLRRLQALLREQQQATQASMVGREVKVLFEKAGREAGQMIGKSEYLHAVYADAPASVVGQVRRVKVLQDSPNSLKGKLL